The Paenibacillus polymyxa M1 DNA segment CTGCAATTTTTCGAGGAACCTTTTGTCATGACCAAAGGGAAACCGCTGGACGGCACGCTAACGGCATCCTTGTTCATTTACAATAACGGCTTCCAATTTAGTAAATTCGGGTATGCCGCGGCGGGATCGTTCATTCTGTTCTTTGCGATCATCGCGGTAACGCTGATTCAGTTCCGTTTGCAAAATAAAGCGGAGTCCTGATAGAGAGAGGTGATGAACGTGAAAACAGCTGTTCAGCAAGCCCGCGCCAATACGCGCAGTGGTGAAAAAACATTTCAATGGTTCGTGGCGATTCTCCTGACTGTGGGAGGTCTGTTGATGGTGCTGCCTTTTGCGTGGATGATTTTATCCTCCTTTAAGACAGAGGGCGAGGTAACCAAAATTCCTCCAACCATCTGGCCGGAGCATTTTACACTGGATAATTTTAAAATCCTATTCGATAGCATGGCGTTTGGAACCTATCTGACGAATACGCTGATCATTGTCCTAGCTTCCTTCTTCGGATTATTCCTTAACGCCATGGCGGGTTATGGTTTTGCTAAATTCCAGTTTAAGGGCAAGGGCTTCCTGTTCTATTTGGTGCTGGCAACCATGATGATTCCAGGTCAAGTGACGATGATTCCCGTCTATTTGATTCTGAACCAGATGGGGTTGACCAACTCTATGCTGGGG contains these protein-coding regions:
- a CDS encoding carbohydrate ABC transporter permease — encoded protein: MKTAVQQARANTRSGEKTFQWFVAILLTVGGLLMVLPFAWMILSSFKTEGEVTKIPPTIWPEHFTLDNFKILFDSMAFGTYLTNTLIIVLASFFGLFLNAMAGYGFAKFQFKGKGFLFYLVLATMMIPGQVTMIPVYLILNQMGLTNSMLGIVLPGLVGAFAIFLFRQFMSDIPEELLEATRLDGAGEFRTFLQIVLPISTPIIAVQAILTFIGGWNSFLWPLIIANDEKLYTLSVGLSLLKGQNESQFALQMAGSTFMVVPIMIIFIIFQKYIIENYTISGIK